One Cydia pomonella isolate Wapato2018A chromosome 15, ilCydPomo1, whole genome shotgun sequence DNA window includes the following coding sequences:
- the LOC133525603 gene encoding uncharacterized protein LOC133525603: MKKHQGGQMFNDPVMVSRVKNYLAENVDKTFVDVRQMAHTLKERYREYANRSDSAFRKSVGSAYKMVLQSYGLDDAFTSEGSEEESDLELLDENNSALNNRLLQMYKMQDKKRPAVTGTRNSGKSGEPIDILSSDEDGSAAPKLPKISDQITITPHIPTRKANSAAAGDSPRAQQNQNSSKKRKPEVNKPAVQKSKSEVGTLKNVKVSFEDIGGISDIITQICDLVLHMKHPEVYKELGIKSPRGALLHGPPGTGKTLLAHAIAGKLQLPLVAVSGTELVGGMSGESEERIRELFERAISCAPSLLFIDEIDAICGNRIHAQKDMEKRMVAQLLASLDNVGEINASILVLAATNNPDTLDPALRRAGRLEQEITLGIPTLKARKEILGILCKNMTLGNDIDMNHLAQVTPGFVGADLQALVNKASTYAVKRIFMEIRAAEDEEIEKEEEKEKTKAREEAAAAAAAAAATTIPNGENEGEAPAATEKPEEPTEAEPKPEIAESTTQEVNGEVIAVEPTQPPPETIKVKQPLDPMAEVLSLLEDNMPYTIDELAGVCIRQEDFLKALKTTKPCAVREGIVTVPDVTWEDVGSLNQVRKDLQMAVLAPVKYPEQLKKLGLSAPSGVLLCGPPGCGKTLLAKAVANEAGVNFISVKGPELLNMYVGESERAVRTCFRRARNSAPCVIFFDEFDALCPRRSSHDNNGAARVVNQLLTEMDGIESREGVFVLAASNRPDIIDPAVLRPGRLDRVMYVGMPAREDRVDILQKLTKNGVEPQLGPDVDLTVIAGLTEGYTGADLAGLVKAAATNSLTTHISNGTLDGEIYVTFEDFRMALSKCKPSVSPKEQLHYEKLRLKYASGPDEKDMEMETEATNEESMDTV; the protein is encoded by the coding sequence ATGAAGAAACATCAAGGGGGTCAGATGTTTAATGACCCGGTTATGGTGTCGCGGGTCAAGAACTATCTCGCGGAAAATGTGGACAAGACCTTCGTTGACGTCCGGCAAATGGCGCACACTCTGAAGGAACGGTATCGTGAATACGCTAATAGAAGCGACAGCGCTTTCCGTAAAAGCGTTGGCAGTGCTTACAAGATGGTTCTACAGAGCTACGGTCTCGACGACGCGTTTACGTCCGAAGGCTCCGAGGAGGAATCCGATTTGGAGTTGCTGGACGAAAACAACAGTGCGCTTAACAACCGTCTGCTACAAATGTACAAAATGCAAGACAAAAAGCGACCGGCAGTAACAGGAACCCGCAACAGCGGCAAATCTGGCGAACCTATCGACATCCTGAGCAGCGACGAAGACGGCTCCGCGGCGCCCAAATTGCCGAAAATCAGCGACCAAATCACAATAACACCACACATCCCCACCCGCAAGGCGAACAGCGCGGCGGCCGGCGACTCTCCGCGGGCGCAACAGAACCAAAATAGTTCTAAAAAACGTAAACCAGAGGTCAATAAACCTGCAGTACAAAAATCAAAGTCTGAAGTTGGCACATTGAAGAATGTTAAGGTTAGTTTTGAGGACATAGGTGGTATATCAGATATTATAACGCAAATATGTGATCTTGTCCTGCATATGAAGCATCCAGAAGTGTATAAAGAGTTGGGTATCAAGTCACCTAGAGGGGCATTGCTCCATGGTCCACCTGGGACAGGAAAGACCTTACTAGCACATGCTATTGCTGGTAAATTGCAATTGCCACTAGTTGCTGTGTCCGGCACAGAGTTAGTTGGGGGCATGTCTGGGGAGTCAGAAGAAAGGATCCGGGAACTCTTTGAAAGAGCTATTTCTTGTGCAcctagtttattatttatagatgaGATTGATGCCATATGTGGTAACAGAATACATGCTCAGAAGGATATGGAAAAGCGAATGGTAGCTCAGTTACTTGCTAGCTTAGATAATGTGGGTGAAATCAATGCATCTATCTTAGTTCTTGCTGCTACTAACAACCCGGACACCTTAGATCCCGCTTTGAGAAGAGCTGGGCGTCTTGAACAAGAAATTACTCTAGGAATACCAACATTAAAAGCTAGAAAAGAAATCCTTGGTATATTATGTAAGAACATGACTCTCGGCAACGATATTGACATGAACCATCTAGCTCAAGTCACTCCTGGTTTTGTTGGTGCTGATCTGCAAGCACTTGTGAATAAGGCAAGTACTTATGCTGTAAAGAGAATTTTTATGGAAATTCGTGCAGCAGAGGATGAGGAGATTGAAAAGGAAgaggaaaaagaaaaaacaaaggcCAGAGAGGAAGCAgcagctgctgctgctgctgctgccgCCACTACTATTCCTAATGGAGAGAATGAGGGTGAGGCACCCGCAGCAACGGAGAAGCCTGAAGAACCAACTGAAGCTGAGCCTAAACCGGAAATTGCGGAATCAACCACCCAAGAAGTCAATGGCGAAGTTATTGCTGTTGAACCTACTCAGCCACCTCCAGAAACTATTAAAGTAAAACAACCTCTAGACCCAATGGCCGAAGTGCTGAGTCTCCTAGAGGATAACATGCCCTACACAATTGATGAGTTAGCTGGAGTTTGTATAAGACAAGAGGACTTCCTTAAGGCACTGAAAACGACTAAGCCATGTGCTGTACGAGAAGGTATTGTTACCGTTCCAGATGTGACTTGGGAGGACGTAGGATCGCTGAATCAAGTTCGCAAAGATTTGCAGATGGCTGTATTGGCACCAGTGAAGTATCCTGAACAGCTGAAGAAGCTAGGATTATCTGCGCCGAGTGGCGTTTTGCTCTGTGGCCCGCCAGGTTGCGGTAAAACATTGCTAGCTAAAGCTGTAGCTAATGAAGCCGGAGTGAACTTTATCTCTGTGAAAGGACCAGAGCTACTGAATATGTATGTGGGTGAGAGTGAGAGGGCAGTCCGTACGTGCTTCAGACGAGCTCGAAATTCTGCGCCCTGCGTAATTTTCTTTGATGAGTTTGACGCGCTCTGTCCGAGGAGAAGTTCGCACGACAATAATGGCGCAGCGCGAGTTGTCAACCAGCTACTTACCGAAATGGACGGTATTGAGAGCCGGGAGGGGGTGTTCGTGCTTGCTGCATCTAACAGACCTGACATCATAGATCCGGCAGTGCTGCGACCGGGCCGCTTAGACCGTGTCATGTACGTTGGAATGCCGGCTAGAGAAGACAGAGTTGACATCCTACAGAAACTAACCAAAAACGGCGTTGAGCCTCAGTTAGGTCCGGATGTAGATTTGACAGTGATTGCTGGCTTAACTGAAGGTTACACAGGCGCTGATCTAGCTGGCTTAGTGAAAGCGGCCGCTACTAATTCTCTCACGACTCACATTTCCAACGGTACCCTAGATGGCGAGATATACGTAACGTTCGAGGACTTCCGAATGGCCTTGTCTAAGTGCAAGCCGTCTGTATCACCAAAGGAGCAGTTACATTACGAGAAACTGCGATTGAAATATGCTTCTGGGCCCGATGAGAAGGACATGGAGATGGAAACTGAAGCGACGAACGAAGAGTCCATGGACA
- the LOC133525610 gene encoding 26S proteasome non-ATPase regulatory subunit 8-like, protein MASMTEVASLYQNLKTEWAKKPRKLDKCGELLNKIKIALTQLTFLPSNNTAANQKELILARDVLEIGAQWAVAAKDVKAFERYMSQLKCYYFDYKEHLPESAFMYQLLGLNLLFLLAQNRVAEFHTELERLPVDVIRADLYVKHPLALEQYLMEGSYNKIFLAKGNVPAESYTFFMDTLLDTVRGEIAACIEKAYLSITCTEAARRLNLASQQAVLEYGKKRGWVLGPDNCYHFNAAEETSAAAAGILPSAELAEQTIEYARHLEMIV, encoded by the exons ATGGCTTCTATGACAGAAGTTGCGTCTTTATATCAAAATCTGAAAACCGAATGGGCAAAGAAGCCACGCAAGCTGGACAAGTGCGGGGAGCTGCTGAACAAAATCAAG ATTGCGTTGACGCAGTTGACTTTCCTGCCTAGTAATAACACAGCGGCTAACCAAAAGGAGTTGATCTTGGCGCGGGATGTCTTGGAAATTGGAGCACAGTGGGCCGTCGCCGCAAAAGACGTAAAGGCGTTCGAGCGCTACATGTCACAGCTAAAATGCTACTATTTCGATTACAA AGAGCACCTCCCAGAATCAGCATTTATGTACCAGCTCCTTGGCCTAAACCTGCTGTTCCTACTGGCTCAGAACAGGGTAGCCGAGTTCCACACAGAGCTAGAGCGCCTGCCAGTGGATGTGATCAGGGCTGACCTATATGTTAAGCACCCACTTGCATTAGAGCAGTATTTGATGGAGGGGAGCTACAACAAAATCTTTTTAGCTAAG GGCAATGTACCGGCAGAAAGCTACACATTCTTTATGGATACCCTCCTGGATACTGTCCGTGGTGAGATAGCTGCCTGTATTGAGAAGGCGTATCTGAGCATCACATGCACCGAGGCTGCGCGGAGGCTGAACCTAGCTTCGCAGCAGGCGGTGCTGGAGTATGGAAAGAAG CGTGGATGGGTGCTTGGTCCCGACAACTGCTACCATTTCAACGCTGCCGAAGAGACGTCCGCCGCGGCCGCCGGCATCCTACCCTCTGCTGAACTGGCCGAACAGACCATAGAGTATGCTAGGCATCTTGAGATGATTGTGTAA